A genomic stretch from Myxococcales bacterium includes:
- a CDS encoding GYD domain-containing protein yields MVIEAPDDEAAAKFSITAGALGNVRLETLRAFDEDEYRNLVRGLS; encoded by the coding sequence ATCGTAATCGAGGCGCCGGACGACGAGGCTGCGGCAAAGTTCTCGATCACGGCCGGAGCTCTTGGCAACGTGCGGCTCGAAACCCTGCGCGCGTTCGACGAGGACGAGTATCGCAATCTGGTTCGCGGGCTGTCCTGA
- a CDS encoding SagB/ThcOx family dehydrogenase: MQTDRRGFMHFLAGTAAWLMGGSANALEPVWTSEIHMQTRNTLLGPVGRKWWPVTRKKRRTKAYTGHERIALPAPASPGARSLADVIGDFRAADGFANGALGLSDLSRLLHFTNGVTEPPILRAAPSAGALYAGEIYVVAERVTGLEPGVYYYAPLSHALVPIRQAQGIDAVSRALERPGLVAGAPLVVLLTNVFGRYGWRYANRGYRYALIDTGHIGANLRLVARSARLVDTAMLRFHDERLNSLLGIDGRREAVCAIHAVGHPGETTPSPVVRTFAEAKNAPAGWGDTERYHANTRLAEVAQGTSKGPVLTPRGLNTVDTLRPEMSVEDSIRNRRSASHFEDRVMQRDALEWILDAAVGQPALSPVGEVELLLAVHRVAAVAPGLYRYEPNGARLVLMRKADLRGQLVRTCLGQDKAGSCAVAFFGVGNLQHASETLGDRMYRDLLIEAGGIGQRIYLAAEAAGLAARNLAAFRDDALNRLLDLDGRKRAVLHLTLAGRGS; this comes from the coding sequence ATGCAGACCGATCGCCGCGGGTTCATGCATTTTCTGGCCGGAACGGCCGCGTGGCTTATGGGTGGGAGCGCTAACGCCCTCGAGCCGGTGTGGACGAGCGAGATCCACATGCAGACCCGAAACACTCTGTTGGGCCCGGTTGGTCGGAAGTGGTGGCCTGTGACCCGCAAGAAGCGACGCACGAAGGCGTACACAGGGCACGAGCGGATCGCGCTGCCCGCTCCGGCGAGTCCCGGAGCACGCTCCCTGGCCGACGTGATCGGAGACTTCCGAGCGGCCGACGGGTTCGCGAATGGGGCGCTCGGCCTGAGCGACCTTTCCCGACTGCTGCACTTCACGAACGGTGTGACCGAGCCGCCGATATTGCGGGCGGCACCTTCCGCGGGGGCCCTGTACGCAGGGGAGATCTACGTCGTGGCCGAGCGGGTGACGGGCCTCGAGCCTGGCGTCTATTACTATGCGCCCCTCAGCCACGCGTTGGTGCCGATCCGGCAAGCCCAGGGGATCGATGCGGTGAGTCGCGCTCTCGAGCGACCCGGCCTGGTCGCGGGCGCGCCGCTCGTGGTCCTGCTGACGAATGTCTTCGGACGCTACGGCTGGCGCTATGCGAACCGGGGATATCGATACGCCTTGATCGACACGGGGCACATCGGCGCGAACTTGCGCCTGGTTGCGCGCTCGGCGAGGCTCGTCGACACTGCAATGCTTCGCTTCCACGATGAGCGCCTGAACTCACTGCTCGGGATCGACGGACGTCGCGAGGCGGTGTGCGCAATCCACGCGGTGGGGCATCCGGGGGAGACGACGCCATCACCCGTGGTGAGAACATTCGCGGAGGCAAAGAACGCGCCGGCGGGCTGGGGAGATACCGAGCGGTATCACGCGAACACTCGACTCGCGGAAGTCGCGCAGGGTACTTCCAAGGGTCCCGTCCTCACGCCTCGGGGGCTAAATACTGTAGACACGCTCCGGCCCGAGATGTCGGTAGAGGACAGCATCCGCAATCGACGCTCGGCCAGTCACTTCGAGGACCGCGTGATGCAGCGCGATGCACTCGAGTGGATCCTCGATGCGGCTGTAGGCCAGCCGGCGCTATCTCCGGTAGGGGAGGTGGAGTTGCTGCTCGCGGTGCACCGCGTCGCGGCCGTAGCCCCCGGCCTCTATCGGTACGAGCCAAACGGAGCGCGACTCGTGCTGATGCGGAAGGCCGACCTGCGCGGCCAACTCGTCCGCACTTGCCTGGGGCAGGACAAAGCGGGCAGCTGCGCGGTGGCCTTCTTCGGTGTCGGCAATCTCCAGCACGCCAGCGAGACCCTGGGCGATCGCATGTATCGCGATCTGCTGATCGAAGCGGGCGGCATCGGCCAGCGCATTTACCTGGCCGCCGAAGCGGCGGGTCTCGCCGCCCGAAACCTCGCCGCCTTTCGGGACGACGCCCTGAATCGCCTACTCGACCTCGATGGACGGAAGCGCGCGGTCCTCCACCTGACCCTCGCAGGACGCGGGTCGTAG
- a CDS encoding sulfatase-like hydrolase/transferase: MSRWFRTAIIAVFVIAALAFATPALAASGKSNKPNVVLVLMDNFGYGEVGVYGGGVLRGAATPRIDSLASEGFRFTNYNVEAECVPS; the protein is encoded by the coding sequence ATGTCGAGATGGTTTCGAACCGCGATAATTGCTGTCTTTGTGATTGCGGCCCTGGCGTTCGCGACCCCAGCCCTGGCTGCGTCTGGGAAATCAAACAAGCCGAACGTCGTCCTCGTATTGATGGACAATTTCGGATACGGCGAAGTCGGCGTGTATGGCGGAGGTGTTTTGCGTGGAGCGGCAACACCGCGAATTGATAGCCTCGCCTCCGAAGGTTTTCGATTCACGAATTACAACGTTGAAGCGGAGTGCGTACCTTCGC